Below is a window of Myxococcaceae bacterium JPH2 DNA.
CCGCCACGGAGGTGGTGCCGGAGAGGGTGCCGCCCGTGAGCGTGACGGTCACCTGCTGCGTGCCGTGCGTGGCGTTGTCGAACGCGTCCACGAGGGCAACCTGGAACGTCGGCGACAGGGGCGAGCCCGCCGTCCCATTGGAGGGCTGCGTGCGGATGACGAGCTTGGCGGCCGGGCCCTCGGCGATGGCGAAGGACTCGCTGGTCACACTCGGCAGTCCGTTGCTGGAGGCCACGAGCGTGTAGCCCGTGCCCACCTGGGCGATGGACAAGTCGCTGAAGGTCGCCACGCCGTCCACGGCCGCCACGGAGGTGGTGCCGGAGAGGGTGCCGCCCGTGAGGGTGACGGAAACCTGATCCGTGCCGTGCGTGGTGTTTCCGAGCGCGTCCACGAGGGCGACCTGGAACGCCGGCGACAGGGCCGTGCTCGCGGTTCCGTTGGACGGCTGCGTGCGGATGACGAGCTGGGTGGCCGGGCCCGCGGCGACGTTGAACGCCGCGCTGGTGGCGTCAGCGAGTCCCGTGCTGGAGGCCACGAGCGTGTAGCCCGTGCCCGCCTGGGCGATGGACAGGTCACTGAAGGTCGCGACGCCATCCACGGCCGTCACGGTGGTGGTGCCGGAGAGCGTGCCGCCCGTGAGCGTGACGGTCACCTGCTGCGTGCCGTGCGTGGCGTTGTCGAACGCGTCCACGACAGCCACCTGGAACGCCGGAGACAGGGTCGTGCTCGCGGTGCCGTCGGAGGGCTGCGCGCGGATGACGAGCTTGGCGGCCGGGCCCTCGGTGACGTTGAACGCCGAGCTGGTGGCGTCAGTGAGTCCCGTGCTGGAGGCCACGAGCGTGTAGCCCGTGCCCACCTTGTTGATCGACAGGTTGCTGAAGGTCGCCACGCCGTTGACGGCCGCCACGGTGGTGGTGCCAGAGAGCGTGCCACCCGAGGCGCCGCCCAGGGTGAGCGTGACGCTGTTCGTGCTCGACGTCGCATCGTTGCCGAACGCGTCCTTGAGGCCGACCTTCACGACCGGCGAGAAGGCGGTGCCCGCGACGGCATCGCCCACCGTGGACGTGAACGTGAGCGACTTGGTCGCCCCCGGGGTGACGGTGGTGTTTGCCGTCGCCGTGAACGTCGCGTTCACCGTGTCCGTCGCGGTGACGCTCTGCGCGCCCAGGGTGTGGAACGTGATGGCGACGTTGGTCGCCACGCCCTGCGTGAAGGTGAGGTTGGCCGGCAGCTCCGCGTTCGTGTCCGTGGAGGTGATGGCCGCCGTGCCCGTGTAGCCCGTCGCCACCAGGCCCAGCGCGTCAACCGCCTTCACGGTGAAGGTCGCGGGCGAGCCCACCGGCGTGGTGCCGGACAGACCGCTCAGCGTGTAGCCCACGGCCGGGCCCGCGTTCTGCGGCTTGGTCGTGCAGCTCGCCACACTGTCCGCGACGAGGTTGACGTTGTCGAGGTAGAGGCCCTCGGCCACCGTCTTGCTGCCGCTGTAGAAGCGGAAGCCGAACCACACCGTCTGGCCCGCCAGCGCGTTGAGGTTGACGGAGACCGCCTTCAGCGCGCCGTTCGCGCCCGCGTTGTTGTTCGTCCAGACGCGAGTGGTGGGGGTGCTGGTCAGCGCGCCGTCATAGCCACCGGCGGTGATGTACGGCGCGTTCGCCGTCACCGTGTCGGGGACGTTGGTCCAGGGACCGCTCGCGCCCGTGGTGCTGTACGTAAGGTAGGCGCCGTCCCACAGGTTCTCGAACTTGTACCAGACGTTGAACGACAGCGTCGCGGCGGTGGTGCCCGCCGGGATGGCGAAGCCGTTGATGCCCGCCGTGGTGCCGTTGCCGCCCAGCGCCAACGTGGTCGCCGTGTTGATGGGGTAGGTGCCGCCACAGTTCGCCGTGGCCGCGCCGAAGCGATACGACTTCGTCGCGGACTGGTAGTGGCAGTTCGTGACGATGTTGAGCGTGTTCGCGTTGCCCGTCTGCGCCGTGGCAATCCAGTACGCGGCCGCGTTGGCCGGACGGTTGCTGTCGAAGTCGTCGCCGTAGCGCAGGCCCGGAAGCGAGGCGCCGTACGGCGTGGCGGACTTCTCCACGGTGTTCTTCTCCTCGACTGCCGCACCGGCGGTCTCCGTCGCGCGCACCACGTAGTAGTACCGGGTGCCGGACGTCAGCTGCGCGTCATCCGCGAAGGTGGTGGCGGTGAGGCCCGTGGCGATCCGCGTGTCCTCGGACGGCGCGAAGCCCGCGGTGGTGGAGCGGTAGACGGAGTAGCTCAGCGTGCCGTCGCAGTGCGGAGTGCCCGCGGACCACGACAGCGTGTCGGCGCAGACACTGGCGCCAGCGCTCGTGGCCGAGGTGAGACCATCGAAATCGGGCTGCAAGGTGCACAGGCCCGTCGCGGTGGCGGAGACCTCGTCCGAGGCGGCGGACTCGGCGCAGACGACGCCGCGGACCACGTAGAAATACTGCGTACCGCCGGACACGCTGGTGTCCGAGTACGCCGCGCTGGTGGTGGTGGCGATGCGCGTGTACGGGCCGCCCGCAGTGGTGGCGCGGTAAACGTTGTAGGCCGTGGCGTCGTTCGCCGCCCAGGCCAGGTTGATGACGTTGTCGCCACCCACCGAGGCCGTCATGCTGGTGGGCTGTGCGGACGTGTCGTTGCAGCTGTTGTAGACGATGAGCGCGAAGTCCTGATCCAACGCCGGGGTGTTGTTCGGCACGCCGTTGGAGTTGATGTTCGCCGCCGTCACCGTGACGGTGAAGGCTCCCGACACGCCCGCGGGCAGGAAGACGCTCTCCACGTTGTTCTTGTCATCCGCCGTGCCGCCCGTGACGGAGTCGCCCTTCGCGAAGACGTTGCCCTTGTAGCTCTTCCCCGCGACGTCCACCGTCAGGTTCAGGTTGTTCTTCCAGGCGCTGCCCGTCGTGGAGCCCGGCGCGTCCGTCCAGGCCAGCGTCACGCGGAACGGCTTGCTGGAGTCCTTCACCGCGCCCGTGAAGACGCGCGTCTGGCCCGTGGCGGTGAAGAGGTCCTCGGGCGTCTGGTCCGCGAGCTTGCGGGCGACGCCGTCGAACGCCATGCCCAGGTCCATCATGCCCATGCCCTGGTTGTTGGAGTACAGGTCGTCGTTGGCGTCCGTGCCTGTCAGGTAGCGGGCGGAGTTCATCAGGTACGCCTTGGTCATCGCCGCGCTGGGCGGAGCGATGCCCTGGTTGATGAAGTACTGGCGCACGAGCGCCGCGCCACCGGCGACCGCCGGCGTGGAGTGGCTGGTGCCGGACGAAGCCGAGTACCACTGCTGTGTCGTGGGGAAGAATTGGGAGTTGCTGGGACCGCCGCAGACGCCATCCCCAATCGCGATGAAGCAGGAGAGCGCCTTTCCGTTGGGGAAGGCCGGCGGGTTCGCGCGCTGCTCCGCGCTCTGCGCCACGCCGCCCGACACGTGCGTGCCCGGCGCGACGATGTCCGGCTTCTTGCGGCCGTCCGTCGTGGGGCCGCGGCTGGAGAACCCGACCATGTCGAGCGCGCTGTCCGCCTCGCTGTCGGGCGTCTTGCATCCGTCCTCGCCACCGAAGGACTGCACGTTCTCCGAGGCGCCCACCGTGATGACGTTCTTCGCCGTGCCGGGGGTGCCCATGGTCTTCGTGTCGGGGCCCGCGTTGCCGGCCGCGAACACGATGACCATTTCCTGGTTGCCCGGCGCCGCGACGGCCGCGCCCGTGGGCTGCGCGTCACGCACGAGGGTGTCGTACCGCTGCGCGTCGGCGTCGTAGATGTTCTCGTCCGCGCCCCAGCTGTTGCTGCTGATGCGCATGCCATCCCGGTACGCGCGCGACTGGAGGTCCTCGTAGTCCGCGTCGGTCCAGTCCGGATCGAACACCACGGACGCGCCCACCTTCACGAACGGGGCAACGCCCAGGCCGTAGTCGTAGCCCGCCGCGTCCGCGAACGGCGCGCCGGTGCGGTTCGAGTAGCCCGCGATGATGTGCGTGTTCAGGGTGCCGTGACCGTCGCAGCCCTGGATCGTGCTTCCCGAGTTCGGCGTGCCCTCGAGGCGGCTGTACACCACGCGGCTCGTGCTGGTGATGTCTCCGCCCAGGTACAGGCCAAAGTGGTTGGGCGTCGTCGTGCCGTTGTCCAGGCCGCTGTCGCTGACGTCCACGCCAAAGCCCGAGGCGGTGAACTGCTCCTGCGTGAAGCCCTTGGACGCGAGCCACGCCAGGTACCCCGGCCCCGTGGGGTTCGTCCCGTTGAGGTGACCGGAGACGATCATGTTCTGCCGCTCGTCGAACTTCCGACGGGCCGCCCGCGGGTTGACGGAGAACACGTCCGGACGGGAGACCAGCTCGTAGACCGCCTCGCGGTTCACGTAGGCCACCACGTTCACGTAGTCCTGGCTCTCCTGCACCACCGGCTCGCGGTACTGGAGCTGCCGGAGGAGGTTCAGCGTGAGCGCGTTCTCGGACGCATCCTTGACGAGCTGGATGCTGTAGACCTTGGCATCCGAAGACTGGATGGACGGGTGCAGCTTGTAGTCGGCGAGGTAGTCGCCGTTCCACTGGATGCCCGAGCCGACGCGCGACACGTGCTTCTGGAGGCCCGAGAGCGTGGGCGCGTCGCCGTAGACGATGTATGCGTTGTTCGGGATGTACGTCACGACCCGAACGCCCGTGGCCACCAGGGCCTGGTACCACTCGGGCCGGACGGGGCCCGCGAACTGCACGATGTGGAAGCCCTTGCCCACGGGCGCCGTCAGCGCGCGCAGCGACTTGCCATGCGCCGAGGACGTGTCGAGCGTCCCCGTGTTCAGCAGGATCTCGTTGTAGTCATCGCGGATCTCCGCGTCCTGGGGCAGGGTGCTCGCCACGGACTCGTTGACCTCGAGCACCTTGAAGGCGCCGTAGTCGCCCACGACCTTCGCGCCCTGCTTCTCCAGCTTGGCGGCCGACGCTGCGCTGAGCTGGACCTTGTGGGTCGCTCCGCTGCTCGACGTCTCATCCAAGGGAGTGGGTTGGCCATCCTGGCCCGCGCCGTGACAACCCAGGGTCGTCGCCAGCCAGACCGCGCCCAAGAGCTTCGCGGCGATCGCGGTCCGGGAGCTCCCGGACCGTCGCGTTGCAGATTGCTTCTTCAAGTGAGGCCCCGCATGTCGGGCCGCGACCTGTCATCCAATTCGCCGGCCCGTGTTGCTCCAGCGGATCAATCCCGCCGGAGCGGATTTGGTACCATGCATGGGACGGAATCACAATTGATCAAGCCAGAGGTAAGAACCGTGAATGCATCTCGGGAAAGCTCAGGAATAGTCGCGTGAAGCCTGGGGCCGAGCTGACCTCATGACGCGAAGTCGTGAGGGACATCGCAGGGGCGCCCTGGGGTGGAGTCTCGCGCTCGTTCTGGGGGCGGTGCTGCTCGCGTGGAGTGTGCGCTCCGCCGCGCGCGATGCGCGGACTCCCGTGGCGTTGGCGCCCGTGGCGTATGTGGGCTCCGACGCGTGTCGCGCGTGCCATCCCGTGCACGAGGAGAGCTGGCGCCGCACGTTCCATCGGACGATGACGCAGGAGGCGACGGCCGACTCGGTGCTGGGTGACTTCAGCGGCGTGAGCTTGAGCGTGGAGGGCGTCACCTCGCGCTTCCTTCGCGAGGGTGGGCGCTTCCTCGTCGAGACGCGGGATGGCGAGGGGCGCATGCGCCAGCAGGTGGTGGCGCGCACGGTGGGCTCTCGGCGCGTGCAGCAGTTCCTGGTGCGCGAAGGCGATCGCTACATCCGCTTGCCCGTCGCGTGGGACATCGAGGCGCGGCGCTGGTTCCACTTGAGCGCGGGGTTCCTGGACCCCGACGGGTTGGACTTCAACGCGCACCGCTCGCTGTGGGACGGCAACTGCATCTTCTGCCACAACGTGAAGGCCCAGCCTGGCTACGACTGGGCGCGCGCCCGCTTCGACAGCCATGTGGCGGAGCTGGGCATCGCGTGTGAGGCCTGCCATGGCCCGGGGGCCGAGCACGTGGCGCGCAACACCTCGCCGGTGCGGCGCTACTACCTGCACTACTCGGGTGCCGCGGACCTTTCCATCCTGAATCCAGACCGCCTGGACGCGCTGCCTCGCGTGCAGGTCTGCGGGCACTGTCACGGCCAACGCACGCCGGAGCCGTTGGAGCGCATTCGCGAGTTCCTGTCGAATGGGGACCCATACACGGCGGGCGAGGACCTCGCGCGCTACACCGCACCGCTTCAGCGTGACAGTCACCTGAGTGGCGTGGACGTGTCGCTGCGCTTCTGGCGGGACGGCACGCCTCGGCTCACGGCGTATGAGTACCAGGGCCTGTTGCTCTCGAAGGACTTCCAGCGCGGCGGGCTGACGTGCACGCACTGCCATGCGATGCACGCGGGAGATCCCCGCGGGATGCTCGAACCCGAGATGCGTGGGCCCGAGGCGTGCCGGAGCTGTCACGCGGACATCGTCGCGCGCGCCGCCGAGCACAGCCGTCACCGCGAGGGCTCACCGGGCACGGACTGCTACGCCTGCCACATGCCGAAGCTGGTCTATGGCGTGATGACGGTGCATCCCTCGCATCGCATCCAGACGCCGGACCCCTCGCGCGCGTGGCGTCACGAGATGCCGGAG
It encodes the following:
- a CDS encoding S8 family serine peptidase, giving the protein MKKQSATRRSGSSRTAIAAKLLGAVWLATTLGCHGAGQDGQPTPLDETSSSGATHKVQLSAASAAKLEKQGAKVVGDYGAFKVLEVNESVASTLPQDAEIRDDYNEILLNTGTLDTSSAHGKSLRALTAPVGKGFHIVQFAGPVRPEWYQALVATGVRVVTYIPNNAYIVYGDAPTLSGLQKHVSRVGSGIQWNGDYLADYKLHPSIQSSDAKVYSIQLVKDASENALTLNLLRQLQYREPVVQESQDYVNVVAYVNREAVYELVSRPDVFSVNPRAARRKFDERQNMIVSGHLNGTNPTGPGYLAWLASKGFTQEQFTASGFGVDVSDSGLDNGTTTPNHFGLYLGGDITSTSRVVYSRLEGTPNSGSTIQGCDGHGTLNTHIIAGYSNRTGAPFADAAGYDYGLGVAPFVKVGASVVFDPDWTDADYEDLQSRAYRDGMRISSNSWGADENIYDADAQRYDTLVRDAQPTGAAVAAPGNQEMVIVFAAGNAGPDTKTMGTPGTAKNVITVGASENVQSFGGEDGCKTPDSEADSALDMVGFSSRGPTTDGRKKPDIVAPGTHVSGGVAQSAEQRANPPAFPNGKALSCFIAIGDGVCGGPSNSQFFPTTQQWYSASSGTSHSTPAVAGGAALVRQYFINQGIAPPSAAMTKAYLMNSARYLTGTDANDDLYSNNQGMGMMDLGMAFDGVARKLADQTPEDLFTATGQTRVFTGAVKDSSKPFRVTLAWTDAPGSTTGSAWKNNLNLTVDVAGKSYKGNVFAKGDSVTGGTADDKNNVESVFLPAGVSGAFTVTVTAANINSNGVPNNTPALDQDFALIVYNSCNDTSAQPTSMTASVGGDNVINLAWAANDATAYNVYRATTAGGPYTRIATTTSAAYSDTSVSGGTQYFYVVRGVVCAESAASDEVSATATGLCTLQPDFDGLTSATSAGASVCADTLSWSAGTPHCDGTLSYSVYRSTTAGFAPSEDTRIATGLTATTFADDAQLTSGTRYYYVVRATETAGAAVEEKNTVEKSATPYGASLPGLRYGDDFDSNRPANAAAYWIATAQTGNANTLNIVTNCHYQSATKSYRFGAATANCGGTYPINTATTLALGGNGTTAGINGFAIPAGTTAATLSFNVWYKFENLWDGAYLTYSTTGASGPWTNVPDTVTANAPYITAGGYDGALTSTPTTRVWTNNNAGANGALKAVSVNLNALAGQTVWFGFRFYSGSKTVAEGLYLDNVNLVADSVASCTTKPQNAGPAVGYTLSGLSGTTPVGSPATFTVKAVDALGLVATGYTGTAAITSTDTNAELPANLTFTQGVATNVAITFHTLGAQSVTATDTVNATFTATANTTVTPGATKSLTFTSTVGDAVAGTAFSPVVKVGLKDAFGNDATSSTNSVTLTLGGASGGTLSGTTTVAAVNGVATFSNLSINKVGTGYTLVASSTGLTDATSSAFNVTEGPAAKLVIRAQPSDGTASTTLSPAFQVAVVDAFDNATHGTQQVTVTLTGGTLSGTTTVTAVDGVATFSDLSIAQAGTGYTLVASSTGLADATSAAFNVAAGPATQLVIRTQPSNGTASTALSPAFQVALVDALGNTTHGTDQVSVTLTGGTLSGTTSVAAVDGVATFSDLSIAQVGTGYTLVASSNGLPSVTSESFAIAEGPAAKLVIRTQPSNGTAGSPLSPTFQVALVDAFDNATHGTQQVTVTLTGGTLSGTTSVAAVDGVATFSDLSIAKAGTGYTLVASSNGLPNATSESFAIAAAPAAKLAIRAQPSNGTAGTTLSPALQVAVVDAFDNAIVDASSITVALKGGAVGATLSGTTTVATTAGVATFGNLSIAKAGTGYTLVASTGSVPGATSSAFDIAPGAPHHVAIVQQPSTVAAGSAIAPAVSVQVLDAAGNLVTQGGTTVTVVLGNNPSSGTLSGATSVAAVNGVATFSTLSINKVGTGYTLAVGGNGLTGATTAAFDVQPGVAAQLVFEQGPAAVLATGEAFSARVAVLDAQGNKTHGTTRVTLSLVNAAGATLSGTTAANAVDGVVTFTGLSVAKAGTGYALKAEATGTAAATSSTFRVNAPAATQLAFRAAPGNIQAGATLSTLEVEVRDASGQRVTEGTVHVTLALGANAAQGSLLGTLEADSVNGVATFKTVSLRKAGTGYTLVASGTGVSSATSAAFTVAPAAPARYTVTLAATTAAGQETSFSAAAFDAYDNACTQYTGAARVTSTDAAAVLPSTVTFAAGVVTDAKVTFKTGGAQTLTLTDVAQTSLTASAQTTVSPYAAPTVAITSPTNNAKVSGSVSVIAKATTAPGTTIAKVTLFVDGTEIASGKTATVSGSWDSRGAKSGTTHTLTAVVVDSAGNTVTSAPVTVVIEAESGGCSAASGGEAGLYAGLLALAQVVALRRRRNRAA